CCTCTCAACCATCAGAGTGCTTGGGACTGGTACTTGGCAGCCCCTGATACTTTCATCATTGTACTTATTATGATGATATAGATCCTCCAGTCTCCAGAGAGCTGGCTGCTCTGGTGGACCATTCCAGGAGGAGGGGATTTGAGTTGGTTTTTGGTTGCGACGCCAACTTGCACAATGAGGTGAGAAGCAGCACCAACACCAAATAACAGGGGTAAGTCACCTGGAATTTATCATCTCTCGTAGTCTGACTGTTGTGAATGTGGGTAATTCTCTTACATTCACACCAGTTCAAGAAGAGAGGTGATTGGTATCACCTTGATCTCGGAGGGCATGGTTAATAGGATACATGATTGGAATGTGCTTGAGTTGTTCCTCTCTGATCTTGCTCATAACTACTTCCTTACTTATAGGAATCCAACAAAAACTGACTAAGTCTCATTTAAGGAGAAACTGAAAGTAAGACTCGAATCTTGTAATAAAAGAGATATGATTTGCAATTTAGTCTAATTGTACACATTCACTGACAACTTGATACTTCTATTGTGGATTCTTTTAAGGATAGCTGTCCTATTATTGACAGGAAGAGATCTAAAGTAGTACCGAGTAGAGCTCTGAACTGACTTAATTGAGAAAGAGAGTTGGAgctctattcaggagagcaaAAATATGGGGTACCTGAGCTACTTATCTCAAGGCTCTAGCACCTTGTAACTATAACGTTCACATGGCCAAAAGACTAGTCTGGAAGAAATTCTGCACCTTTGAGATTGAACCTTCAGCAGTTTTGAGTGGCGATCAATTTGTTCAGCCCTTATAAATTGCCTGAGTGGGACAAGTGATTGTCCCTTTCCCGTTTGTGCAGATTGATCTGGACATCTGTTGCCCTCAGGTACATTCCTTTGTCCTGGTAATTGTTCAAAGTGGTATTTATACCATAACAGAGTATGTTTTGTTTCAATCGGTATAGATCCTTTAGATCTATTAGAGCTGGTTGTAGCTGACCTGCTAAGTCACTGAACAGTAATGTAGTGTCTTCGTACACAGATAACAGATCAAATTGCAATTCTTGTCCTTAGTGCAGATGTAATAGACGATCTTAGGAATTTATGCAAATGCACAGGCAGAATTTCGGTGGTTGGCAAAAGGTTTCAGTACTGTGCAGTAGCCCGCTctttagaagaagaagaatcttCTCAGTTTAACTGATTCAACTCTGCAGTTACAGCTTCCTCGACCTAATGTATGCCACCATGATGATAGTTCCTTAACCCATTAGtgcataaagttttttttgtaaatttttttcttgaaactaatttaaatgcattatttgcactttataaaacatgggaaaaatatattaaaaaaaacttatatagtttacttttgaaataacagCCGTCTTATAAATAGGACGTTATGCATAATGACTACCTTGGTGAAATTTTCAGCCGTCTTATAAATAGGACATCATGCACTGTGACTACATTAGTGAAATTTTAGCAGAAATTTAAGTTACGCTATGGGACTGTATTCTTTCTCCATTAtatgtgtacaatataaaaaagaattttatgcaTAAGTGTTTGGATGTCAATATAAAACAccatctaaaatgaaaatatttatttcacagtatttaaaaCGTCTTTCGAcgaaatttacaaattgtatgataaaattctaaaacatgaGAGGGTAAATAAAATGGAACATAAGCACAAATATAgttaacaaatcaatatttacaacagGTTTTTGTGAACTACCATGTTACTTTCTGTTATGGTAGTCCATGAAACACTTAGGATGCAGTCCCACTTTTGCACTTTGAACAAATGAACTTTGCCTTTCCAGTACAGTTAGCACATCTTCTCTGTGTTTCATTCTCCAATGGCCAGTGGTCAGTGTTGTCACGTATCACTTCTGGGAGTGGTTTTAGGAGATATCTTCCCTTGAGTAGAgggttttccatactttttcaatataaataaagccAAATTTCTCCGGAATTTTAACAGTTGGGGAATGGAGTCTTGAGAGGGAAGAAGTTTCCTGTTCAGTAACCATGCATTGGAGACTGATGCATCGAAAAGGTATACAAATATAGGCCACCACCACTTCGTTGGCGCATTCGTGTCCTATATGTTGCAATGTTTTGATCAAGGAGATCAACTCCCCCCATTCCTTTGTTATAAATGGCAAAAACCGTAGGCTGTTGCACTTGTACCTTTGCTTTTTTCTCTCTTGACCATCTTGTTGTGGTTCCCACATTTAGATTTTCATGGTTTGTGGCCACTGTAACGATATTATTATCATGCCATCTTACCAACATCGTTACTCTCAGTAGTTCGGAAGTCATAGGACCCTCTAGGTTTTCTTTTTTAAGATCTTGAGGACTTTTCAACGGACAATACTCACTTCTGTCAGCTCTCAATGTTCCAGTTACACAAATTCCAATCTCAGCCAAATGTTTTACGAGTGGAACTGAGGTAAAAAAGTTGTCTATATAAAAATCTTGTGTCCACTGTTTGTAGGAACCCTGGCTTTTTCTAATAGTTCAATAACCACATCACCCCCAAGTCCAAACTTACTCTCACGAGTTTTGTCAACACctgtataaattgaaaaaactgACAAGGTAGCCACTGGAAGAGCATATTGCCCAATTTTTGAAGCCAAAAACGTATTGGCTTACCTCTTATGAATTGTTTAGAGTAGTGCTTACCATAATAAGGAATCATACTCTCGTCAACTGAAAGATTTTCATCCAGCCCCCCGTGTTGGGCAAAAAGCGGTGTTCAAGATTTCTATGTATGGTCGTAGCTTGTAGAGCCTATCAGAATCAATCTTACTGTTGTCATTCAAGTGGAGGAAGCGTAAGATTTGTTCAAAGCGGTTGCAACGCATACTTTCAGACAACAAAGTGGGCACATCATTGTCCTTGACCAGTACATTCTTTTATTGGGGTATTTTGCGTACCCCGACCATAAAGCAGTCCACCAAAGAACACAAGCAGTTCATCAcgtgtcaaattcaaatttacatttttttgtgaagCATACAAATTACTTTGCTCACAGATCAAGTCTAACAGttcgttattaaaaaataatgaaaaaaattcaaatggcgTTTGGCTCTCCATAGCCTCATCAGAGCAAGGCAAATGCTCACAATTAGTTTCCATTCCAAAATTAGGTTTAGAAGTTTTccactgatttattttttcctcCTTTACTTTGCAGCTAATTGtttttttgataaatgtttctccCTATCATTTTTGTTCCGTTTAGTTTTCTTTCTAGTCGGTTCATTGTCACTTCCCTCACTATCTGAGTTAAAGCAATGcatacttagtttttttatggGGGCGTTTTTTGATCCCTTTACTTAACTCACTAGATGTAACTAAATTTATGCTAAGTTTACTTGGTTGTGGATCCTGAGCTGTTGCCTCACGTTCAGTCTCAATCCCTGCAGTAGATATATCATTCCTTTGAACATTACTCATGCAAGAACTATTTACTGTTAAGATAGACTCATCAGGTGAACAAGCAGTTTGAACTTCACATTCACTCAGAAGTAAATTGCGCCCAAGATTGTTTAATATTTCCTACATGTTCGTCATCCGAGTTATCACTGTCCACATCGGTTTCTCCAAAACTCGTTCGGTGGGAACAACGTAGATTAGTCTTTCGActccatcatcatcatcatcttctaaCTCCGCCAAATATTCTCCACAGTTAGGctggaaacaaaattttaaattaggtcTACACGTAATGTATTTTACGTACATGTTTGTAGAACTTagcctatatttattttataacttaatttttcatagggaatgttaattttaattttacaaaaacattataagaacaaaaacaataaataagtacactaaaaaaatgtactacagctgtaaaataaaaaagtagctaTGTGGTATAAAGGTCTGAAATGGTCCTCACGAGATTGCCCAGTTGCATAGTGTCCCAAAAAATGGGACGCTGCTGAATGAATCGCCAAAGAAAGTAAGAATACTGCAGTATTAACATTTATGATGCAACATTCATTTCATTGTATTACTAGTATGTAGGAAATAtagttaaagttataaaactatatctaataaaaatataaataaaataaacttacccTTGGTGTGTTACAAACAAAATAGTTGCGAGACATTTCAACATGTagcaaattgaggttatgttgaaCTCAACTAATAATGTGCTCTGCCTCAGCTGTGGTATCTAGAGGAAGCAGTGGGGCCAACTCCAATTGCTTTTAGACTAAAATATCccttaaaaaaatgatttatcaAGCGTCTTATTTTTAGGACGCTATGCACTAATGGGTTAAGGTGCGCCTTCATTGTGGAGAataagaaaaagtcacagggggcaATATTGCATCTGTAAGGAAGAGCGCAGCAACAAAAGAAATACTCTTTTCTCAAAAAACACTTTACATTGAATGAGGAATATGATGACATGTTGTTGTGGTACAAGATAAAGCCAGTCATGGATAGTTCGGTTCGAGTCACACATGTGCAACGAaattcgtacactgaatttggaacgactgggtcctaaatattaaacgaggtcgtgaaacgttgattggaaggtagggcccacgatattatcaccaaaacaccgtgccggttcgtcgagggagcgggcagccagctttgatcataaaaactccgaccacagaaactctaagatgtcctcgccctacggaagccagaagagaagagagcaagaaacctaattccagatttctagaaaacctgaaaactagatccaatcaaacaggcagaattccacagaaacatctagaaatagagataaaccatctggaaaaaacagacgactcgaccagctgtagggaaacagctcccggcccgtccaacggccaacaaaataaagtggcaaacgccacacaTGGACAGTGCATGCCTCAGAACCACCCTAAGAGCGGTATAAGAGTCAGATGCTGTAACAAAAAAAGTTACTTTCGAGaaacacatttcaaaaataaaacaacttcaaACTTAGATTGAAACTTAAGGAAAGTTAAATCGTCACTGACTTATTACTAAAAACAGCCTAACGAGTTAATATGTCTTGAAACAATGACCCAATTTATTGGTCTGTCACGGGTGCTGATACAATTAGCGAGAAAGTCgagaaataatataacagtatGTAGTTCACAGTATTGCCACTAGATGGTGTGAGCTAGCTGATTGGCTTACATTAAGATATATAGTTTGCTCAAAGTATAACATGCCCCGAAAATCGTGTTACCATGTGCGGTGATTGCAATGTAGATTTTTGCAGGGGTCCTTGCTTCAAGGTTGCCCATTTCGAAAAAATTGCTAAAACCGGcacaaacaaacaatttattgattgtaagtaatgtataatatgtaaagAAGTGTTGTATCTATACTGATAAaactaatcaataaattaaaatatgttacaaaaaagcaCTTCTCTCATTTCTGTCATAAGCTGTTTAGAGGTTAATAGATGTATACATGTTGCCAGTCCCCGAGTTACAACTAAATTCTCAGAACTTAATTGCCACCCTCATAACCACGTTATTGACAAATTAAACTCAGGAAGCAATAAAGAACAAACTTTTCAGAATTTCAAGCCTGATTTTCATGTATACTTCAAAGCTTGTATTTCGATTAAATGTAACTCAAAATAATACAGGTGAATATGGAATACATTTCTTCATCTACTGTTATTTTGTATACTGTCCATGGAGTATGTACACAAGAATTACGTAATCCATATATAGTTAAAGGTTTTTCTGATGTTTAGAAGTACAtatagtaaaatcttattttttactttttatttaaccctccaagtgagaATACAAAGTGCTGAACTATCTGACCTAAAATGTCGCTTACCAGTGGCAAGGTGAGATATTTCCGTCCTAATAACACCTTATATGGTAATGAAACTACATCTTTATACTAGTTAGATACTCAAATGCGCACATAAACACATGTCACACATATTTTTCACTGAAAATAACTCTTGTTCACCAAGTAGTTATTCGGGAAGTATCATTCGTAAGCGATGCAGTTGATAGTATTGGAAAGATCATCTAAAATTCTTTCATAATCTgtcaattaaaagaattttttagtccaatactgtattttaaaaccaGTTTCAGGAACTTTTTGATTTGGCAGATGTCCGATATATTGGCTCTCTGTAAAACAGATGATTGTACATATAGCTTAGCTATGGTGGGTAGTAGTAGATTCagtgtgaatattgagtttagctccagttcaccgtcCTCTTAAAACAGTATCTAGAATCTAAagctgtcatagacttgactcctagaatcttgAGCGACTCTAGAATCTCCATGTTTGTCTCAAGAGATTCAAATGAGTCAGTAAAGAAGAATTCATTTTCAGCTGATTCTTGAACTTATATTACTTATGTTCTGCCATTCTACACCAGCCATTACCATGCATGCATCTGGATTTTGTAATCGTGTTTATGTTGTGATTTTACTTAGTTGctgttgttttttatgttaaatggcTTTACTTAAGTATGGTGTTAAATGAAATGTCAAAAAATTCACTATAATTTAGTGTAGTTATTAAGCATTGTTTAATAAGTAAGTTAACAGTTTTTAGTTTCAGACATATCTGTTAATGTGATCAAGTTGTGTTTcttgttgattttatttcttaactacttacttaattaattaacaatacttACAGTGCATCCCTGGTTTACAGTAAAAACATGTTATACAgttttgtcttattttattataaattgtacaaaaaacgtattatactttaaatgttgattttttagAATCTTTACACGTCTTACAAAATCTCCACAAAACATattctatacaaattaaaatacatgtactataaataaattttctttttcaagaatattttacataatcacaatttatcctaaaaattaaaatatactatcttTTAAGGCAAAAAATTCAAttcctttttattgttatattttattttacattaatttgttttgtgaatatctcaaaaacaagATATTGACTGTTGGGTATTCTTCAAAACTTTATGTTTCATTGAAATATACATATGACTATCTTTAAGTGACAAACCATTACTTTTTaaggatttttgaaaatattcttgcTACCTAGTAGAAAATCTGCCTACTACTTTGCAGAGTTTAGCACTGCCAATCAGAGGATTGGAAATTacaatggttaaataattaaaagatacaCAGTCTCTCAAAAGTTCTCTGGGTTGTTTGTTTCCACTTGTCACATCTAGTTTTGAACTCCTGAAAAATCTTGTCTGATCAATGCACTGCAACTCCTTCCGTGTTTTAACTCTCTACATGCCATGTGATTCCTGTACTGATAAGCCCATATTGCTGATTTgcaaaggtattttaaaaatattatgaaatactcAAGCTTTATCTAAATGTTTACttactataaatttttttaatgtatgcaaCCCTGCACAGTTTTCTtgctaaaaattattttgaaaacatacaaATGATGTTCTTTTActggttttaaaaaatgtaaagaaaaatcaaattggGCAGAAATgcacatataataataacatataacacattttaacaacatacaaaaaaatatacattgtaccagtaaaattataaaaaataacaaattgactataaacaatatttttttgaaatatattgttgCATACAAACCCAATGTTTGTTATGTCTTATTAATTCTGTAATTAATTGTCTTCtattagaaaaaatgttaaattattaattttgttaaaaaaaagtttgaacaaaaccaataatttgtattacacaATCCTAAAATCTAACATTTCATTctcacaaaaacaaaattttctttcgAAAGGATTTTGTATTATATGAGCCTTGTCATGAAACTGCGACTGGCATTAATTTTGCAGTTACTTTGTACATTGCTTACTTGAAGCAACGAGATTTATTGAAAATCTAAATAGCCATCAAACAATGagatgtattgaaaatataaataaccatttGGAATTCTTTAAATTGTTGGGAATACGTAGATAGATAAATTGTGGGGCTAAAACTCTGTTTGACTGTTTATTACTTGATAGAAACAAAGATGACAAACAGCCTCAATTTCAGTAGATTggcagtaaaatattattgaaacatttattgacAGCGCTTATTTCCAGATTCTCTCAagcaatatatagttttaatcataattcatgatatttttgtaactaatttttcAGGTGAATTAAGAAGATGTTGTTTTAGGCTATGCAAAAGCAACTGagattgtaaatgttatattttccatCAGGTTGTACAAAGAAAGGCTAACTCAGGTGGAGACCAAGTTGAATGAAGTACGGATGGGGCGAGCTCAGGAGTACCTTGTGCCCTTGGACGAGTTACAAGAAAACTGCAGCATCCGGATAGAAGTAGCAGGATTCCTACGGCAGTACAGGCTAACCAACATCCGTAACAACTTTGAGGCTGAGGAGCAGGCTGCCAACCAGAACTTCAATGTCAGTTCTTTGTCCGTTATTTACTTTagaatatcaaaaatatttagtacagCATTTTGCACTCCTGTCAACAGTGTGAATGTATAATTTCACTCTAGACAGTTGTTTCAGTGAATTTGTGAATGTGCATTATTTCCATCAAGAAATgagaaatcaataaaatacaaagtagTCTTGCAACTAATAATCTTAATTTGTTTgtagcattttaaaatgtgaatgatATTAAATTTGATGCTGTTTATTTGCAGCTGGAAATGTGTGGTTCATCTCATTCATGCTAGACTggttgataattataaatttattaaactagctTCACCAAAGGAGTTGACATCATAATATGTACAGTTTTCACAATCATTTACATGCTTGTACCTTGGAATTATAAtctaaactagctgtttcccgcggcttcgcacgcgtctcttaagctttgcccgtatatttctttgccttcaaatagtgtttggatattttaatatacgtaactactgtgttgtaattgcagtttataatgtgcaggcgctttgataacttttatatcttgcagtacagcctggtggttagttacatcaatgggcattgcgtataaaccttctacatagaaaaatacaaattttcatagtgatcggtccaatagtttctgagtctataaaggacaaacacacaaacattcatttttatatattatgattgcagaaacagtttaaacaaaatttgtcgtttctcttaagcttactctatgctttaaaactataagtgtaaagaaatttatatataaatatattttttgtcgcattatattcgcattatatatgtttacaaagaacagctgattaaaaatttgaaaagactctttcacttaataacatatgtttgctgcaatgcatttcttacgggtatttctgtaaccagtggggcggaatcctgaatcgggaaagggataaaaagtatcctataaccttctacagatcaagacgaacaaatttaaaaaaaaattaggcgaatccgtccagccgtttgtgagtgatgctgttacacacgaacagtttcatttttatatatatagatagatattaaTAGTCAGAATAATCGTATCCTGTTGGTGGAAATAATGTATGGTGTTTactgtacacaaaaataaaactaacaatctaTGCACTCGTAAAGTATGAATTCACACTAAAACAAAGTTGTAAACCTTTGCatcagaattaatatttataaaagtaatacagTAATAAGAATTATGTCAATTTTACTACAGTTCTTGCAATTCATATCAAGTgagaactataaatatattaaatataagggctgtccagaaagtagattacattttgCTCTGTAGCCACTAGGGACGGGAGTATCAAGGTCATTTTTATGTCAGGGCATTTCTCTGTTCAGTGTTGCTAGTGAGAggttaacacgttcgctgctgcaaaacggacaaccatacacgacgagtgctgagagcacactgactgggtttctaaacaatggcgctgtgcagtagatctacgtcatgcgcgctggcgcgaggcagccgtgcagtagatctaccgcaaccgcattgaacgtgttaatGTCACtcccttgttgttttacaatagcagtttaaattaGAACGTGGCAAAACCATAAATTCTGTGAGGTATTGTGAAACCTTGTAAAAGTTAAGAAGAGCAATATAAAACTAGTGCAGAGGAAGGTAggttagaaaattttttatttgaacgaCGATGCCTCACCACTTACGGCTAATCGGACTCAAGAATCTCTAGATGCTTTTAAGTGAGAGGTATTTCCACATCCGCCTTATAGTCTGGATTcgactaccacctgtttccagTAATGAAGACCTCGGCTTGCGACACAACACAGCACTTTGATGGTGATGTGGAACTGCAGGAGGGTGTGATTACTCGATTGAAGTCTCAGGTGGCAGAATGTTGTAATGGTGAAATTTCAAAACCACCACAATGATAAATGCTTGTATTTGTATGGTGACtgtgttgaaaaatagtattttagtgaaactttcaaatgtatataatacgaTTATTTTGTTCCTTGCTTTTcgtttatatcaaaatgtaatgtactttctggatagccctcgtaatTTAACAAACAACCTGGACCTACAGAGACATTACCTCTAAATAGAGTTTTCCCCTCTAAATCACAGTTTTTGTTATAGGAAAGACTTTTTAATTCCTTGAACCTTTTCATACTATGCATACTATTCAAATGttgagtataaaaaataatttttgaagaaacatataacaaaactcatTGTGCATCAGCTCAACTGAAATCAAGCGACCCACTTCTTTGACACATATTTCCTTTTGTCATTCTCTATGTAAACGAAATTCCAATCTGAACTAGATCATTGTGATATGTGGTTCATTCGAGCTGAAGGTACAGCACACATTTTAAAATCCAACCACAAAGAATTAAAACATCTAGAAACATAGCTTCTtagataatgtatattttgtaaatatatgatataaatgcTATACAGTGCTATCTTCTCAACTTTCACTTGCTAAATTCCACTTATCAATTTGTATTATGCCTGATAGATTGCATGTTTTCTCTGAACCTGTTCATGTTGACAACCagtttgtaaaacttattatataaactaaagcCTCAAGatattaacagttattttgtgttttacagAGCGAAAAAATGTTGGTAATGGATAGACTTAAGGATGAGATAGAAGAGAAGATTCGAATGTTGGAGGAAGACAGGAACAATGTGGATATCAGTGCAGACCTGTGGGTGTACGAACGGTCACGTCACAACAAACGACACTCGTGGCGTGGCACGCGTTTACCAGAGGACAACAACAACCTTGTGCGCCGCAAACCTACCGTAGTCTCTGGTCCTTACATCGTCTACATGCTGCGGGATGCTGATATACTGGAGGACTGGGCCATTATCAAGAAGGCAGCCACAGTCTGCAAGCGCAAATCAGAATGTGAGTTTTGTTTGGTTTACAA
This Homalodisca vitripennis isolate AUS2020 chromosome 3, UT_GWSS_2.1, whole genome shotgun sequence DNA region includes the following protein-coding sequences:
- the LOC124357135 gene encoding breast cancer metastasis-suppressor 1 homolog isoform X2 gives rise to the protein MKEERDDSDGEEMEHESGDSDKSTSSCDSSDTDTDDSSEMDEAECERRRTECMDNLADLERQFSILREQLYKERLTQVETKLNEVRMGRAQEYLVPLDELQENCSIRIEVAGFLRQYRLTNIRNNFEAEEQAANQNFNSEKMLVMDRLKDEIEEKIRMLEEDRNNVDISADLWVYERSRHNKRHSWRGTRLPEDNNNLVRRKPTVVSGPYIVYMLRDADILEDWAIIKKAATVCKRKSEWSDGNSVKKDMFRSKYQKDQKYQKDSKYHKERKLHFPGKPGQKLKLW
- the LOC124357135 gene encoding breast cancer metastasis-suppressor 1 homolog isoform X1, with protein sequence MKEERDDSDGEEMEHESGDSDKSTSSCDSSDTDTDDSSDMDIEECDRRRAECLQTLAETERKIKQINDQLYKERLTQVETKLNEVRMGRAQEYLVPLDELQENCSIRIEVAGFLRQYRLTNIRNNFEAEEQAANQNFNSEKMLVMDRLKDEIEEKIRMLEEDRNNVDISADLWVYERSRHNKRHSWRGTRLPEDNNNLVRRKPTVVSGPYIVYMLRDADILEDWAIIKKAATVCKRKSEWSDGNSVKKDMFRSKYQKDQKYQKDSKYHKERKLHFPGKPGQKLKLW
- the LOC124357135 gene encoding breast cancer metastasis-suppressor 1-like protein isoform X3, which codes for MKEERDDSDGEEMEHESGDSDKSTSSCDSSDTDTDDSSDMDIEECDRRRAECLQTLAETERKIKQINDQLYKERLTQVETKLNEVRMGRAQEYLVPLDELQENCSIRIEVAGFLRQYRLTNIRNNFEAEEQAANQNFNSEKMLVMDRLKDEIEEKIRMLEEDRNNVDISADLWVYERSRHNKRHSWRGTRLPEDNNNLVRRKPTVVSGPYIVYMLRDADILEDWAIIKKAATVCKRKSELSL